A portion of the Choristoneura fumiferana chromosome 20, NRCan_CFum_1, whole genome shotgun sequence genome contains these proteins:
- the LOC141439112 gene encoding uncharacterized protein, whose product MNNFSWNLNYLPVAGSGEITKAALAAFYRSVIGLSAQRVDEIIDTAHDRLTSNGYLILDYGTYVHCFTNWLMGKNPNGPGQWVLVPSKDTLPQPPFPVDYSALNTEPAKLEPYVPDKKTNRHSVIV is encoded by the exons ATGAATAATTTCAGTtggaatttaaattatttgcctGTCGCAGGTAGCGGCGAGATAACGAAGGCGGCGCTCGCGGCGTTCTACCGCTCCGTCATCGGCCTCAGTGCCCAACGAGTCGACGAAATTATCGACACTGCCCACGACCGGTTGACTAGT AACGGTTACCTAATCCTGGACTACGGCACGTACGTGCACTGCTTCACCAACTGGCTGATGGGGAAAAATCCTAACGGCCCGGGGCAGTGGGTCCTCGTTCCCTCCAAAGACACCCTTCCCCAACCTCCCTTCCCCGTCGACTACAGCGCTCTGAACACCGAACCAGCAAAACTGGAACCTTACGTGCCAGACAAGAAAACTAACAGACATTCCGTTATAGTGTAA